The following is a genomic window from Acidobacteriota bacterium.
CGCGACGCCCTTATCGTGCAGCAGCGGTGCGCCCGGCTTCATCGCCTGCTCCGGATCGAAGACGGGAGTAAGCAATTCGTAATCCACCTGGAGCAGCCGGCATGCGGCTTCGGCGATGCCTTCGGTCTCGGCGACCACGGCGGCAACGCGTTGTCCGATGAAGCGGACGACGTCGTCGAGCATGTAGGTATCGTCGGGATCGACGTGATAATCCTCGTGCAGGGCAGAGGTGTAGAGCCGGCGGGGAACGTCCTCCCAGGTGAACACGGCGAGCACGCCGGGCAGCGCTTCAGCCTGCTTGCGATCGATGCCGCGGATGCGCGCGTGCGCGTGCGGCGAACGCAGCACCTTCAAGTGCGCCATGCCGGGCATGGTCACGTCCATGGTGTAGCGCGCTTGCCCGGTGACGATGGACTCCGCGAAGGGATTGTTCAGGCTTGCGCCCAGGGTCTTTCCGGCGACATCCTGCTCAGCCGCGCCAACGCCATGGATGGCGTCGTCGATGGCGTGGTATCCGGTGCAGCGGCAGAGGTTTCCCTTGAGGCGGCGCGGCAGATCCTGCTTGGCTTCTTCGTCGAACGTCGAAGCCGTCACGATCATGCCGGCGGTGCAGAAACCGCACTGGAAGCCTTGCGCGGCGATGAAGGCGCGCTGCATGGGATGAAGCTCGCCCTCGTGTGCCAGTCCTTCGATGGTCGTGACCTCATGTCCCTCGGCGCGGAACGCCGGGACCAGGCAGCTGTGCATCGGAGTGCCATCGACCAGCACGGTGCAGGCGCCGCAATCGCCGGCGTCGCAACCTTTCTTCACCCCGAAGAAGCCGAGGTCGCGCACGAACGTCCGCAGGCATTGTCCGGCGGAAGGCTTCTCGGAAAACTGTTTTCCATTGATCTTGTAAGCCATCAGCGTGCTCCCTTGGACCCCTTCGATCCCTTGGATAGAAGTTCGGTCCGGATCTGCTCCGCGTAGTAGTAGGTGAGGTGCCGCCGATACGCCGGCGAGCCGTGGGGATCGTCGAGATAAAGCTCAACGGGGATCTTCGCGTCGATGGCCGCCCGCAACTGTTCGGCCGAGGGCGCGCTCGCGAAGGTGAACTGGATGGGCAGCAGAGTCGCCGCCGTCACGGTGAGGATGACCGTGCCGGTCCGCGGACATGCGGTCCCGATGAGCAGCGCTGTGGAGCGGCCGAGATGGGTCAGCGAAAGACGGCGGAAGGCGAAGTCTTTGGTGAGCGCATCTGCGGGGAGTGCGATGCTGCGCAGCAATTCGCCGGGCGCCAGCACGTTGGCGTTGTTGCCGGTAATAAAGTCGATGGCGGCGACCTGGCGGGCGGCGCCGCTGCGCGGCCACAACGTGTAAACCCCTTCGAGCGCAGTCATCAGCGACGTCATCGGGCCGGCGGGCAGCGACATGCAGATGTTGCCGCCGACCGTGGCCGCGTTCCAGATCTTGAATGAGGCCAGCAGCGAGCGGCAGCACAGGCTGAAGAGTGGAGCCGCGCGCCATTCCGGCGGCGCGGCAAAGGTATCCAAGTCCACGATGCGGCAAGTGGCCGCGACCTCGAGTCCGGCTGAGGAAGCTTGCAGCGCCGGCCAGCCAAGTTTTTCAAGGTCGATGAGCGTGTGCGTCTCGACTTGCGGCTCGGAGAAGAGCCACGTGCCGCCTGCGAGCCACGCGTATCCCGGCTGCCACTCGACGATCTCTTTGGCAGAGGCCGGCCGCTTCACTTCGGTGATGGTATTCAGGTTCATTGCTTTCTCCTATTTCGCCGCCACTCCATCCAGCCGGCCCCGAAAAGGGACCGGGATGACCTGATCGAACATCGAACTATCGCGAGCTTGTAAGTGCCAACCGCCCGGACTTGCCAGGACGCAGGCGGAGAGCGTTAGCCGGTGACGAAGCGGAAGAGCAGCGCCAGCCCAACCAGCAGAAGCACGACCAACACGGCGCCGCCCAAACTGATCGCCGTGCCGTGTGGGCCCTTGGCTTTGAACCATGGCGCCAGGGCCTTGCTCAACGGCGGCACTACCACCCATTGCAGGATGGCGATGCTCAGCGCGTTGCCGATCAGCATGGCTACTGCCATCCCAAACCTGGAAATATGCGGGGTCACGAAGATGGCCAGGAGCATCACCGTAGGATAGAGCCCGAGCAGGACGGTGAGCGCCATCTTCCATCCCGGAGGCGGCGCGTCTTCTGTTCCGCCCACCAGCCCGGCGAACCACGGCCCGAATCCGCTGTTGAGCGTCTTCAGGCGGTAGTCCGCTACCTCTTGAGGAAGTTTGGCCGTCCAGGTGGCGCGCTCGGGCGAACGGAGCCAGCCCTCGAGCGACGCGGGAGTGTCGAACTGCAACACGACAACCCACTCGAGCTTGGGCGCGGCCGGAGGATAGACGTCGGTCGAGCGATATCCGGGGAAGGCTTCGGTCACCGCGGTGACGTCGCGCTGCCAGGCCATGAAACTCTCCACGCTTCCGGCGGGAACGCGGTGCACGATGACCGAGCAGGCGCGCGCGTCGCGGACCTCCATATTGGGCCGGTTCACAAGCGGCTTGGCTGGCGTAGATGCCATCGATCTAGTAAGGGACCTTGTCTGCCTTGGCGTTGTATTTCTTCCACACCTCGACCGCCTCTTCGCGCAGGATGTCCGTCATCTTGATGCTGCGCTTCTCGACCGGCAGCGCGAGTTCCTTGTAGATGAAGGAGTCGTCGAAGTTGCCATACTTGAGGGCGTCGGCCACGGTAGCGGCGTAATAGATGTCCTTGAGGCCTGCCCAGTACGAGGTCGCCAGACACATCGGGCACGGCTCGCCGGCAGTGTAGAGCGTGCAGTCGGTCAGCTTGAAACTTTGCAGGGTGATGCAGGCGAGGCGAATGGCTTCCATCTCGGCATGCCAGGTGGGATCGTGGCTGGCCACCACGCGGTTCATTCCTTCCGCGACGATCTTGCCGTCCTTAACGACCACGGCGCCAAAAACGCCGCCGGTCGAATACTCGAGCGCGGCCTTGGCCGACAGCTCGATGGCACGACGAATGAATTTTTCGTGGACGGCGTTCGATACGGGCGGTGCCGTTGCGGTGGACATGTTTTCTCCAGTTCGGCTGGGTCTGAGCGGAATACCCGGCGGTTAGTTGGTCCTTTGGGGGGGGTTATGTGCGCGGGCGAGCATAACACCTGACCCAGCCTTTTTGGAAACCTTCAAGCCATAGTCATCGGACGCGTGAGCGTTCGAGATGGTTGAGAAAACATTGGTCGGGGCGACAGGATTCGAACCTGTGACCCCCTGCGCCCAAGGCAGGTGCGCTACCAGGCTGCGCTACGCCCCGACTGTCATCCATTCTAACTTGGCAGGCGTCTTTATCCGTGCGCCGTCCTTATCCACGCAGCAGCCGCACGATCCAGAACAGCACGACGAAGGGCAGCAGGGCGAGGCCGAGCAGCACCAGTCCGATGAGCAGCAGGAAGAGCCAATCGCGCCAGGTCTGGCGATGGCGTATCTCGGCGTCCCGCTGCAGCAGCCGCATGTTCATGCGGTTCGCTTTCCAAGCCAGATCGAACAGATCGCCAACCAGTGGCATGGCGCCCACGATGGTATCCACCGCGACGTTCGCCACCATGCGCGCCAGGGTGACTTGCGGCAACCCGCGCTGCCACGCCGCAAAGATGATGATGAACGACGCGAGGCTGCTCAGCATGTCGCCGACGGCGGGAATGAGTCCGATGATGGCGTCCAGGCCGAAGCGCAGGTTGGTGCCGGGGATGCGAAAGGCATCATCGAGCAGCGCGGCAAGATGTTCGAGGTTCTCGTCGGTGAGCGTGTCGCTGCCCGCGCGCCGCACGCGCCCGCCAGGAGGTGAGGAAGGCGGAAGTATCTCCGGTTCGATGTCGACGCGCTGCGGCATGGTGTCTTAGATGCTACGCCGGAACCCGGAGAGACGATGCACTACGGGCTTTGGAGTGTGATCCGGACGGTGATTCGGACTGTGATCAGCTGTCGAATCCGGAATCTGATGCCGACTCTGATCCAGACTATAATCCGCGGATGCCGCAGTACGCGGTCGTTGCTTACGTTCGAGACCCGGTCGGCCACTTCCTCGAGGAGCTGCGGCGCGAGGTCTATCCCCAGTACCCGCATCTGCCGGCGCACCTCACCATACTTCCGCCGCGCCAGTTGCTGGCCGGTGAACCGGCCGCGGTTGCAGCGCTGCAAGCGCTCGGCCGCGGGATCGAGCCCTTTGAGGTAACGCTCGGCGCGGTGGCAAGCTTCGCGCCGGTCACGCCGACCGTCTTTCTCGAGATCGCCCACGGCGCTCATCGTATGCGCGAGTTGCACGACCTCCTGAGCCTGCCCCTCTTCCAGCAGGATGAGCCATGGCCTTACGAGCCGCACCTCACGGTGGTGAAGGTGGGGACGCTGCCCGAGGCGGAGAGGGCTTTTGCCGACGCGCTCGCGCGCTGGGCGCACTACCATGGCCCGCGCCGCCTGCTGGTCGAGCAATTGACCTTTGTCCGCGAAGGCGCCGACAGCTGCTGGGTCGACGTCGCGCCGGTGCGGCTGGGCAGGAAGGAGTTAGGGGTTAGTAGTTAGGAGGTTAGCGGTCCAACTCCTATCTCCTAACTCCTAGCTACTAACTACTTCCGCCTGGTACATGTCCTTCCGCACATTCGACCCAGCACCTTCCTCATCTTGTTGACCTGCCGCGGCGAGCGTAAAACCTCATCAGTCATTCACGCCACTGTCGTCCACCTAGACGTCCACCTAGACGTCCAGCTCGACGTTCAGCTCAGAGACACCCAGCCGCCCTCCGCCGTACCTGTATCGGGCCGCATGGGACGCGGAACATCCGCGTGAGGAATGCAATGCACATCGGAATCTACGGCTCCGGATATCTCGGCACGGTGATCGCCGCCTGCCTGGCCGATTTCGGCATCCCGGTCACCATCTATGACGAGCACGCAGCACTCTCCACCGCCCCCTGCGGCGAGGTCCCATACCACGAGAAGAACCTGAAGGACATGATGCGGCGCAACCTGCGCGCCGGGCGGCTGGTCTACTCTTCCAACCTCGAGACTTTCGCGCAACGCGCGCAGGTCATTTTCCTTGCCGAAGACGCCGCCCACCATCTTGACGACGCGGCGCTCGACCTGGCGCGGCTCTCCGGTCCGGAGACGCTGCTCGTGGTGGTGTCGCCGGTCGCGGTCGGGACCACGCGCCGCATCGAGACGCGCTTGCAAGCCGCCGGACTGAAGACGGCGATGGTCGCGCATCCCCTCTTCCTTACGTCGGGGTGCGCGGTCGAAGACTTCAATTGGCCGGACCGCATCCTGCTCGGCACCGCGTCGAACAGCGCGGTGAACGTGATGAAGCACCTCTATCGTCCGCTGGCGATGCGCGGCGTGCCCGTGATCGTCACCAGCTTCGAGACGGCGGAACTGGTGCGCGAAGCGGCCACGGCGTTCGTCGCGACCAAGATCTCGTTCATCAACGAGATCTCGAGCTTGTGCGAGCACGTCAACGCGGACGCGGTCGACCTGGCGCTCGCGCTCGGCCTCGACAAGCGCATCGCGCCGCGCTGCCTGCAGCCCGGCGCCGCGCTCGGCGGACAGTTCGTCGAAGGGGACCTCGACGCGCTCACCGAGCTGGCCGGCTCGGCCGGCGTCTCGCTGAAGGTCCTGAGCGCAGCGCGCGAGGTCAATCGCACGCTGGCTGACAACGTGGTGGCGAAGATGTCCACCGCGCTGCGGCAGTTGAAGGGAAAAGAAGTCGGCATCCTTGGCCTCGCGTTCAAGCCGCACACCAACTCGGTGGCGTCGTCATCGTCCATCCAGCTGGCGAAGCGGCTGCTGGCGACGGGCGCGCACGTGCGCGCGTACGATCCGGTCGCCATCCCCGACGCCAAGATGGAGTTGAACGGCTCGGTGCGGTATTGCGAATCCGCATACGCCGCGGCCGAGGGCGTGGACGCCCTCGTCCTCTCCACCGGATGGCCCGAGTTCCGCGCGCTCGATTACGACCGCATCAAGCGCCTGCAACGCACACCCGTCCTGGTCGATACCAAGAACCTGCTCGACGCCACGCGGATGCGCGGCATGGGCTTCCAGTACGTGGGCGTCGGCCGCGGATAGTAAAACTCTTCCTAACCCTGTACCCTCCCCTGCGCGGGCGAACCTGCCCGCGCGTTTTTTTGTCATTTCTTGTCGGCTCGAGTGCAAGAATCCTGCAACCAGCCGTTCTATCGGGGAAGGACATATATGAGAATTCGAGCACTCGGGTGGTTCCTACTTGCGTGCATCTTTGGTACAAATCGAGGTATGGCGCAAGAAAGCTCAACGGACTTCAAGACCCCGTTGGCCACAACGTGGACATTGGATGCGGCTGCTCCTCAACAGAAGACCGCCATCAAGAGTGTCCTGCTAATTGCTTGCTCCGCCACAGGGTTGAAGGGCACAGGTTTTCTGGTTAGATCTGGCGTCATCGTAACCAACCATCATGTAGTCGCTGGTTGCGCAGCAGGACAGGTTGTCGGGATCACGTCGAGTGGTGTCAGAGTAACGTTCTCGGGAATGGTGACAGATGCCGATGTGGATCTTGCCGCCTTAAAGCCCTCGGTACCATTGAAGGGCGGGCTCACCCTCGGCACCGACCGACATCCAAAGCTGGGTACCACGGTCTCTACCTGGGGGTACCCACTAATCTTCAATGGGCCTGCCCCATTGCTGAGCGTTGGTTACGTCGCTGGGTACAGTGAAGACGAGTCGAATGGAAAGAGAGTCAAGCACATCGTCGTAAATGGTGCGTTTAACCCTGGCAACTCGGGTGGGCCACTATTGACCGAGCATGATGGGCGCGTCGTGGGCGTTGTCGTCGCCAAGTTCCACTTGTACCCGAGGATTGTGAAGGATGCGATTGAGGTTCTGGCGAAAAATCCCTCCGGCGTGGTCTATACGGCGACCGACGCGAATGGTCAGCCGAAAAATCTATCAGAAGCCCAAGTCGTAGCAATCGTACTAGAGCAGTTCTACAAGACAACTCAAGTAATGATTGGTGAGGCAATCTCCGTCTCTGAGCTGCGGCGCTTTTTGGAAGCTAACAAAGCACAGCTACGCTGAAGACAGGACAGGAGATTCAGGGAAGGGAAATTGGGGCGGATAGTGGGATTCGAACCCACGACAGCCGGTGCCACAGACCGGTGTTCTACCACTGAACTATATCCGCCACATTGGTTGCGCACGTGTGGCTGCAACCTCATTTTACATGACTGCGCCCACCTGGCCCGCGCGCTGAGCTACCTCGGCTTGAGTGCTCGTTTTTGCTCCTGCGGGGTCACCGTCACACTGCCGCCGCCGGCTTCCACGATGTTCTCGCGGTCATAGATGCGGTTCGGCTCGATCGGTTTCGTCCCGGCCATCTCGCGCGCGCCGCGCACCGGGTCGCGCGGCGCGTAGGACCACTGGAACATCCCGATCTCGATGGAGAAGTAAAACTCCTGCCCCGCCTGCGCCACCAGCGTGTAGTTCTGCATGTGATCGCCGGCGAGGTAGTGCGAGCCGACGGGCACGCGGATGGTGAAGTGCCGTCCGTTGCCCATCTTGGCAACCGGACGCCCATCGACCGTAAGGTTGAACGTTCCAGCGCCGCCCAAGTACCGGCTCGGACGATAGATGTGGAGCAACGCTGTTCCGGTGGCGGGCTGCGGCGGCGGCGTATTGATGTTCACGTTCACCGTGGCATTCACCGTGATGGTGACCATGTGCTCGTACGCTTCGCGATACTTCGCATTCCCGGGATCGCTGGTGTAAGCGACGCGGTAGAAGTCGAGCGCTTCCTGGTCCTTCTTCTTCTTCTCCATCAGCCCGCCCATGCCGTAGTTGGCGGGCGGATTCTTGCTGTCGAGCGCGAGCAGCGAGCGGTAGTTCGTCTCCGCGCCCGAAAGATCGCCTTTACGCTCGAAGGCACGGGCTATCCCGAGGCGCGCCGATTGCAGGTTGGGATCGAGTGACTGCGCCTGGGTGAATTCGGTCATCGCGCCGTTGGCATCGCCTTGCTCGAGCATCGCGTCGCCGATGGCCACGTGCGTGACCGGATCGTTGGGATCGAGCTGCTTGGCCTTGGCCAGTTCGGCGAGCGCGCCGGTGTACTCCTTGCGCTGCGCCAGCGCCATCCCCATGCCGCGATGCGCCACCGCGTTGTTGGGATCGCGGGCGAGCGCCTGTCCCAACTCCGGCACGGCCGCCTCGCCGCGGCCTTGCTGCACCAGCGCGGTGCCCAGGCCCGCGTGCGCGGCGGCGCTATTGGGATCGAGGGCGATGGCGGCGCGGTAATCCTGCTCCGCCTGTGCCCAGCGCTGCGCCTTCAGGCTTGCTTGCGCCCGGGGGAGGACGCGCTTTTGTCCGGCAATGCGCACCGCGTCCCCGAGTTTCCCGCTCTCATCGCGCAGCTCGAGGTTGCGCAGATAGCTCTGGTCGGGATCGAAGTCGAGCCCACGCTGCTCGACCAGCGTCGCCACGCGCGCGGGACTCACGCCGCCGGAGAGCAGCTTATCGATGTCTGCCTGAGCAAGTGGCGAGGTCGCCTGCGCCGCGGCCAGCGCCGCGAGAGTCGCCAGAGATACCGCTAAGGCCACGAGAGAAAAAAGACGTTTGCGCATAGGAATGGGCTGGCAGGAATCATACCGCCGTTCATTCCGGAGGGCGAGCGGGGAAATGTAAATCACGTTTGTCTAGAATCCCAGTGGCCTATGACCCCAGTTGTTAGAATCGAGGTGGATGTCCTCCGGAAAATCCACCTTCGTCCCCCGCCGCTTCCTCGCGACCGGCCACCTGCAGACGCTGGCGGGCAACTACCTGCCGCGTCCGCACCTGCTGCCCGCGCCGGAGAAGCGCCTGTTCCAGGTCGAGCCCGAGGTCCAGGTGCTGTGCCACTGCCACTGGCAGCCGGACCGCGCCCACGCTTTCACCGTGATCGTGGTCCACGGACTCGAGGGCTCGAGCGAATCGCAATACATGTATGGCGTCGGCTCGAAGGCGTGGACGGAAGGCATGAACGTGGTCCGCATGAACATGCGGACATGCGGCGGCACCGAGGCACTTTCGCCCACGCTCTATCACAACGGACTGGGAGCGGATGTAGGCGCGGTGGTGGAAGAACTGATCCGCACCGAGAAGCTCGAGCGCGTAGCGATGGTCGGCTACTCGATGGGCGGCAACCTCGTGCTCTATCGCGCCGGAACGTGGGGCAAAGACGCCCCGCCGCAACTCAAGGCCGTGGCCACCGTCTCGCCTTCGATGGACCTGGCCGCCTCCGCCGATGCGCTCAGCGAAGCGCAGAACCTCCCTTACCAGTGGCATTTCGTGCGCCGGTTGAAGCAGCGCTTCCACCGCAAAGCGGCGCTGCATCCTGAGAGGTACGACGCCACCCGCACTCGGGGTGTGCGCACCATCCGCGAGTTCGACGACCAGATCACCGCACCCTACTCCGGCTTCGGCGATGCCGACGAATACTACCAGCGCTGTTCCTCGGCCCAGTACCTCGACCGTGTCGCCATACCCACGCTGATCCTGCACGCGCTCGACGATCCGTTCATCCGCGTGTCGGCGGAGACGCGCGCCCTCGCCCTCGCCAACCCCAACATCACCTACATCGAGAGCGAGCATGGCGGACACTGCGCCTTTCTCGCCGACCCGAATGGTTACGACGGGCGCTGGGCCGAGCGCGAGATCGTCGCGTTCTTGGCGCAGTTTTAGTCTGCTGGTAGAATCAACCCTCCGCCGTTAAGTCAAGTGGGCGCTTAACTCAGTCGGTAGAGTGCCATCCTCACACGGTGGAAGTCATAGGTTCGAGTCCTATAGCGCCCACCATTCTTCTTCTTGATCTTTGCTGATGAGGTCCTTCGCCCGCCGCTGGAGCGCAGCGCCGCTTGCTGTATCTAGTGATCGCGCTCACCTCGTTGCGCAAGCCGGCTCGGCTGCCGAACGGCTCTCCCGAACCGGACCTTCTCCCGGATGAAGCTTCATGAATCGCGGTCACCCCCTTTGGATCGGGAGAGGACGGTTCAGCGGAACGCGGCCGCGACCTGCGGACGCAGCAGATACCATCCGAAGAATGCCAGCACCACGAAGCGCAGCGCCACGATCCCCATCCAGACCGGGCTCAACTGCCCTTGCAGGGTGACGAGCAGCAAGACCACCGCGATGAGCGATGCGGCGATCACAGCCAGAGTCGCCATGCGCCCCCACGGACGGAGTCGCCATAGTCCGATGGCGAGCGCAAGCGTCATTGCGGCTCCAAGCGCCGCGATCCACGGCATGCCGTTGCCCACGCTTCTGCTGAGGGCCGGCCCCGGACTGCCGGCGCTGATCGCTTCCATGATGCGCGCGGGCGACGCAGGATCGCGGAAGGCGAACGCGGCGATCACCGCCCCCACGGCCGTGTTAAGGAAAAAGAGTAACGACAGCAGGGTGACACCCAACGGCCTTTGTGATGTGTTCATGCGGCGGATTGTAGTCCTGCGAGGCGGGGCCCCGGTAACCTATAGCGCCCACCATCTCCCTCTCAACGAGCGCGGTACACCCGCACGTAGTCGACGGCCATGGTCTGCGGAAAAACCGTAGAGTCGTCAGGAGCGCCCGGCCAATCGCCGCCTACCGCCAGGTTCAGCAGTAGAAAGAAGGGATGGTCGTACACCCAGCGCGTTCCGGCCGGAAGGTCGGCGGGCGTGCGCGTCTCGTAAAGATCGCCATCCACGTAAAACCGTATCGCGTTCGGCTGCCATTCGGCGGCGAACACGTGGAAGGCATCGCTGAAACGACCGGAGGGCAGGGTATGAACGCCGGTCAGCGCCCGGTTGCCGGAGTAGCCTGGTCCGTGCAAGCTTCCGTGAACCTTCGCTGGCTCAGAACCGATATTTTCCATGATGTCGATCTCGCCGCACCCCGGCCAGCCCGCCGCGCCGATGTCTTGCCCCAGCATCCAGAACGCCGGCCACACGCCTTGTCCCGCCGGGACCTTGATCCTCGCTTCGAAGCGCCCGTAGGTCTGGGTGAATAGGCCCAAGGTCTTTAACCGCGCCGAGGTGTAGCCGCGGGTCACGCCATCGGGTCCGGTGTACGGTTCCTTGAGCGCGGTGATGACGAGATTCCCGTTCTCCTGATGCACGTTCCGGGATCTGGCGGTGTAGTACTCCAGTTCCTGGTTTCCCCACCCATTCCCGCCGGTCTCGAGCACCCACTTTGCCGGGTCGGGGGCAGAGCCGTCGCTGCCGGTGAATTCGTCGCTCCACGTCAACACCCAGGCGCTCGCGCCTGCGGCGGCGGGCGTGGCAGGCGGCGTCGCCGGCAACCAGGGACGCGCGGCATGCAGCAGGAACAGGACCGCAAGGAGAGACGCGCGCAGCGGCTTGTGCTGCTCTGCCATGGGCTGCTTTAACATGGACTCGATTCTAGGCTAGTCCTCCGCCGCGGCTTCATCGCTCCTGCGCCGGGGGTGTAAAATCGGGCCTTCTACCATGCCTTCCCACCGTCCTGACAGCCGCGAGAATGGCCGCGAAAACCGCTCTCCGGCGGTTGCGCCGGAGGCTGCTGCTGACCCGCAACTTTCGCGGGCGCAAGGGGTTTCTACCGATGTGAGCGGCATGGATGCTAGCAGCATCGCGATCCGCGCGGGTGTGGTCAGCGCCGGCAGCCGGGCGGGCACACGTCCGCTCGCGCCCATGGCGTATGCCGAGCTCGATGACGCCGCCGTCATGCTGCGGGTACAGGCGGGAGACGATGCCGCCTTCGATCACCTGGTAGGGAAGTTCCGGCGGCCGATCATCAGCTTCATGTATCGCATGGCGCGAAACCAGGGGGTGGCGGAAGAGCTGGCACAAGAGACTTTCCTGCGCGTCTATCGCTCGCGGCAAACGTACGCGGCGGAAGCGAAGTTCTCGACCTGGCTGTATCGCATCGCGACGAATCTCGCGGTGAATCACGCGCGCGATTCCCGCAACGAGAAAGCCGGCGTCAGCCTCGACGAGCCCGACCAGGAGACCGGCCAGACGCTCGATCTCGCCGACGCCCGGCCCACCGTGGAGCAGGATATCCTGCGCCGCGAACGCTGGGCGGCTATCCGGCGGCACGTGGAAGAGCTGCCCGAACGGCAGCGCCTGGCCGTGGTGATGCACAAGTATCAGGAATTGGATTACCGCGAGATCGCCCGCGTGCTCAAGCTGAGCGAGTCGGCGACGAAGTCACTTCTCTTTCGCGCCTACGAGACGCTGCGCGAGAAGTTGAAAGAGTTCCTCTGAGTCTCAGGGTTATAGAACGTAAGGGATACAGACTATGAAGTGCGAACAGATACAGGAACAGATGCTCGACCTGGCGGCCCGCTCCGGTAGCGAGGGCGCGAGGGCGGAGCCGGCCGCGGAGCAAGCCCAGCACCTTGCCGCTTGCGGCGCGTGCGCGGCGAAGCTTGCCGAGTTGCGCTCGACCATGGCGTTGCTCGATGGCTGGCACGCGCCCGAGCCCTCGCCGTATTTCGATGCGCGGCTGCGTGCCCGAATGCGCGAGGAAGCGCAGAATGAAGCGCCGCGCGGTTTCATGGGCTTGCTGAAGCCGGGCTGGTTCAAGACCCCCGCCGTGCTGCGTCCGCTCGCTGCGGCGGCTTTGACGCTCATCGTCGCCGCCGGCATCGGGTTCTATGATTTCACCGGCAACCCGGATGGCGGGATGGGGCCTGCGCCCACGCCCCAGGCTATCTCCAGCGCGCAAGCTGCGCCGCCCGAAGGTTCGGCGGTGGCTGACCTGCAAGCGCTGGACAAGAATGCCGACGTGCTTGCAGACTTCGACCTGCTCGACGACCTGGCCGCCAGCCAGCAGAGTGCGGTGCAACGGTAAGCATGCGCTTCCTCAAGTCCATCACGGTGTGCGCGACCACGGTGCGCGCGGCCATGGGATGCGCGCTGCTGTGCGCGATGATGCTTGCGCTCGGGACCTTCGCCGGCGCGCAGGCGCCGCCGGCAGGTGGAGGCGAGCAGCAGCAGCAGTCCGACCAAAACCGCCAACAGCGTCGCCAACGCATGCGCGAGCAAGGCGACGTGGAAGGCGGCCGGCACAGCCGTCAACACCAGGGCGGGCACGCCGGCGACTGGCTGCGCCGCTACGGACGCATGTCTCCGCAACAACAGAATCAGGCGCTGGCCAGCGATCCGCAGTTCCAGCAACTGCCGCCCGAGCGCCAGCAGCGGCTGCGCGACCGGTTGCAGCAGTTCAATAGTCTGCCGCCGGAGCGTCGCCAGCAGATCATGGAGCGCATGGAAGTGTTCGAGCACCTTGCGCCCGAGCAAAAAGAAAAGCTACGGCAGTACAGCCAGCAGTTCCGCCAAATGCCGGAAGAACGCCGCCGCATGATGCATCGCGCGCTCAAGAGCCTGCGCGAGATGCCGCCAGACGAGCGCGCGCGCGCGCTCGCCTCGCCGCGCTTCAGCCAGAACTTTTCCGCGCCAGAGATCGAGATCCTGCGCGGGATGTCGGCGTTCCAGCCGCCGTCGTTTGGTGAACACGACCGTCGCGACGAAGGCCGCGGAGAGTATCGCCAACGGGAAGAGCAGCAGCAGCAGCAACAGCAGAACAAACCGCCGCGCGGAGAGTAAACGCCGGAGAGTAAACGCCGGAGAGTAAAAGTCAGTTCATCTGCGCGTTCTGCCGCCGGATAGCCA
Proteins encoded in this region:
- a CDS encoding DUF3106 domain-containing protein, whose product is MRFLKSITVCATTVRAAMGCALLCAMMLALGTFAGAQAPPAGGGEQQQQSDQNRQQRRQRMREQGDVEGGRHSRQHQGGHAGDWLRRYGRMSPQQQNQALASDPQFQQLPPERQQRLRDRLQQFNSLPPERRQQIMERMEVFEHLAPEQKEKLRQYSQQFRQMPEERRRMMHRALKSLREMPPDERARALASPRFSQNFSAPEIEILRGMSAFQPPSFGEHDRRDEGRGEYRQREEQQQQQQQNKPPRGE
- a CDS encoding sigma-70 family RNA polymerase sigma factor, producing MDASSIAIRAGVVSAGSRAGTRPLAPMAYAELDDAAVMLRVQAGDDAAFDHLVGKFRRPIISFMYRMARNQGVAEELAQETFLRVYRSRQTYAAEAKFSTWLYRIATNLAVNHARDSRNEKAGVSLDEPDQETGQTLDLADARPTVEQDILRRERWAAIRRHVEELPERQRLAVVMHKYQELDYREIARVLKLSESATKSLLFRAYETLREKLKEFL
- a CDS encoding alpha/beta fold hydrolase, giving the protein MSSGKSTFVPRRFLATGHLQTLAGNYLPRPHLLPAPEKRLFQVEPEVQVLCHCHWQPDRAHAFTVIVVHGLEGSSESQYMYGVGSKAWTEGMNVVRMNMRTCGGTEALSPTLYHNGLGADVGAVVEELIRTEKLERVAMVGYSMGGNLVLYRAGTWGKDAPPQLKAVATVSPSMDLAASADALSEAQNLPYQWHFVRRLKQRFHRKAALHPERYDATRTRGVRTIREFDDQITAPYSGFGDADEYYQRCSSAQYLDRVAIPTLILHALDDPFIRVSAETRALALANPNITYIESEHGGHCAFLADPNGYDGRWAEREIVAFLAQF